The following are from one region of the Candidatus Polarisedimenticolia bacterium genome:
- the ruvA gene encoding Holliday junction branch migration protein RuvA, with protein sequence MIARLCGTLVDKQPGTAVVDVGGVGYQVSIPLSTYGEMGEPGSRVELHVHTHVREDALALFGFHTRFEKDVFTRLLAVSGIGPRTALAVLSGLGAQDLIEAVRGRDVTRLSSVPGVGRKTAERMVVDLADRIDSLAARADGGGRAGGNGTSDSDVRQDLVSALVNLGYNVRVAADAAGRVLESPRATPPPFHALLRETLKILSR encoded by the coding sequence GGGGGGTGTCGGGTACCAGGTCTCCATTCCGCTGTCGACCTACGGCGAGATGGGAGAGCCCGGGAGCCGGGTGGAGCTGCATGTCCACACGCACGTCCGCGAGGACGCCCTGGCGCTCTTCGGCTTTCACACCCGCTTCGAGAAGGACGTGTTCACGCGTCTCCTGGCCGTGAGCGGCATCGGGCCGCGGACGGCCCTCGCCGTCCTCTCCGGCCTCGGAGCGCAGGACCTCATCGAGGCCGTGCGGGGGCGCGACGTGACCCGATTGTCGTCGGTGCCGGGAGTCGGACGGAAGACGGCCGAGAGGATGGTCGTCGACCTGGCCGACCGAATCGATTCCCTGGCGGCCCGGGCGGACGGCGGCGGGCGCGCCGGCGGGAACGGAACCTCCGATTCCGACGTACGCCAGGATCTGGTCTCGGCGCTCGTGAACCTCGGCTACAATGTCCGGGTCGCCGCCGATGCGGCGGGCCGCGTCCTCGAGAGTCCGCGGGCGACGCCTCCACCGTTTCACGCCCTGCTGCGCGAGACCCTCAAGATCCTCTCGCGCTGA